From Penicillium digitatum chromosome 5, complete sequence, one genomic window encodes:
- a CDS encoding Phenol 2-monooxygenase, putative has product MDTEDKSTHSQTDVLIIGAGPSGLMAAYWMARCGVNARIIDNHDTKVFVGHADGLRARTLELFDSMGFQHRVLHEGSISTEANIWGPGPQGKLIRQALIDIFRTDESPFQNTRLNQGRIERFILDSIREHSDLDVERSVIADSLEYDEELSSNPNAYPITVKVRVLGEKDSNLPCGQEIEAGSEAAGNEVNYNTLFPDDWADLVPRERPQKTQVETIKAKYLIGCDGAHSWTRKQLNIPVEGSNTDHIWGVIDVIPLSDFPDIRRVSVVNNAAGTTLVIPRERGLVRFYVPVQTCEAGTTDRFDRSKITPELIRERLQAILAPFTFDFQECSWWTVYQVGQRIATQLTKDNRIFLAGDAVHTHSPKMGLGMNMSMQDGFNAGWKIALVVAGTLNPEILETYASERHPLAEMLLDFDRHWSPMFTDRKPAVADTKASEMALVAGKFEEFADGWKVFYPASSLVRKTEDKSVFDFARNMIPGERVRPVKLRNHADGGTLWTTRALESDGRFRILLLAGDIRNPTQKQRIEALSQILAGQSGSNMSPLSRYLEIPGRFKSPVDVLTIHASPWREVEFFDFPEILRPFDTVKGWAYDKIWCDDACRFDRYCDGTAYEKWGVDRALGALVVVRPDQYIGWVGELGDVEELTRYLDGILVKRSPTDRVDAVL; this is encoded by the exons ATGGACACAGAAGACAAGTCTACTCACTCCCAAACCGATGT ACTCATCATCGGTGCTGGGCCATCCGGCTTGATGGCAGCCTACTGGATGGCTCGTTGTGGAGTCAACGCACGTATTATCGACAATCATGACACGAAGGTCTTCGTAGGCCATGCGGACGGGCTTCGTGCACGCACACTCGAGTTGTTTGACAGTATGGGTTTCCAGCACCGAGTTTTGCACGAGGGCTCTATCTCCACCGAGGCGAACATTTGG GGCCCCGGTCCACAGGGAAAGCTAATCCGACAGGCTCTCATTGACATCTTTCGGACCGACGAGTCCCCCTTCCAAAATACACGCTTGAACCAGGGACGCATTGAACGGTTCATTCTCGATAGTATTCGGGAACACTCTGATCTCGACGTGGAACGGAGTGTGATCGCTGACTCTTTGGAATATGACGAGGAATTGAGCAGCAATCCCAACGCTTATCCTATCACTGTCAAGGTCCGAGTACTGGGTGAAAAAGACTCGAATTTGCCGTGCGGACAGGAAATCGAAGCGGGGTCTGAAGCAGCTGGAAACGAGGTGAACTACAATACCTTGTTTCCTGATGACTGGGCCGATCTAGTCCCGCGCGAAAGGCCACAGAAGACACAGGTCGAGACAATCAAAGCCAAATATCTGATCGGGTGTGATGGTGCGCACAGTTGGACGAGAAAACAACTAAACATCCCCGTAGAAGGATCTAACACAGACCATATATG GGGCGTGATCGACGTGATCCCTCTCAGTGACTTCC CGGATATCCGCCGCGTAAGCGTTGTGAACAACGCCGCAGGCACAACTCTTGTGATTCCACGCGAGCGCGGCTTAGTCCGCTTCTACGTCCCCGTGCAAACCTGCGAAGCGGGCACAACCGACCGATTCGACCGCTCAAAAATCACACCTGAGCTGATCCGGGAGCGCCTGCAGGCCATCCTCGCCCCCTTCACTTTCGACTTCCAAGAATGTAGCTGGTGGACCGTTTATCAAGTCGGACAGCGGATTGCTACGCAACTCACGAAAGACAACCGGATCTTCCTTGCTGGCGACGCGGTGCATACGCACTCTCCCAAGATGGGGCTTGGGATGAATATGAGTATGCAGGATGGGTTCAATGCTGGATGGAAGATAGCCCTTGTAGTGGCGGGCACTCTCAACCCCGAGATACTGGAGACTTATGCTTCGGAGAGACACCCACTTGCGGAAATGTTGCTTGACTTTGATCGTCATTGGTCGCCCATGTTCACTGATCGGAAACCTGCAGTGGCGGATACGAAAGCTTCGGAGATGGCTCTTGTCGCGGGGAAATTCGAAGAGTTTGCGgatgggtggaaggtcttTTACCCTGCGAGCAGTCTTGTTCGAAAGACTGAAGACAAATCCGTGTTTGATTTTGCACGGAACATGATTCCCGGGGAGAGAGTTCGGCCGGTGAAGCTTCGCAATCACGCCGATGGCGGTACACTGTGGACCACTAGGGCGTTGGAAAGCGATGGACGCTTTCGCATTCTCCTTTTGGCTGGGGATATACGGAACCCAACGCAGAAGCAACGCATAGAGGCCTTGAGCCAGATCTTGGCTGGACAGTCTGGATCAAACATGTCACCTCTGAGTCGGTACTTGGAGATTCCTGGCCGGTTTAAGAGTCCTGTCGATGTACTCACCATCCATGCATCGCCCTGGAGAGAGGTGGAattctttgattttccaGAGATTCTACGTCCATTCGATACGGTCAAAGGATGGGCATATGACAAGATTTGGTGTGATGATGCCTGCCGATTTGATCGATATTGTGATGGAACAGCATACGAGAAGTGGGGGGTCGACCGGGCGCTTGGGGCGCTGGTGGTCGTTCGCCCAGATCAATATATAGGATGGGTGGGTGAACTTGGAGATGTGGAGGAATTAACGCGGTACTTGGATGGAATTCTCGTGAAGAGGTCGCCGACAGACAGGGTTGACGCAGTCCTCTAG
- a CDS encoding Transketolase TktA yields the protein MRESYARPRFCSSVEQLINAPSHPSPPPSPPDIIPHQQIRSPPSSLLLSSHLSHIIPFTQNKSAIMGYTDLDQLAINTIRLLAVDATSKANSGHPGAPMGMAPVAHVLWNLMNFNPQNPEWANRDRFVLSNGHGCMLQYALLHLFGYKLSLDDLKNFRQLDSITPGHPEAHDTPGIEVTTGPLGQGFANAVGLAMAQAHSGGVYNKPGFELFNNYTYMFFGDGCAMEGIASEAASMAGHLKLGNLIAIYDDNHISIDGDTKSAFTEDVTKRFEAYGWHTEWVKDGDNDLAGIEAAIRKCQQVTDKPSMIKLTTTIGFGSKLAGTGGVHGNPLKADDAQSVKKLFGFNPEESFAVPQQVYDMYHKHAAQGAAKEQEWNQLFQKYQTEYKAEGADLARRLSGKLPEGWEKKLPVYKPTDAAIASRKLSEACLEAIHDVLPELVSGSADLTGSNNTRWKNAVDFQPPDLGIGEWAGRYIRYGVREHAMAAVMNGLAAYGTIIPAGGTFLNFVSYAAGALRLSALSRVRVIHIATHDSIGLGEDGPTHQPIETLAHFRALPNCMVWRPADGNETSAAYYSAITSKHTPTVMALTRQNLPQLELSTLENAIKGGYVAVDTPNAAVTIVSTGSEVSIAIEAATYLQEKHGVAARVVSIPCFEVFDAQSKEYRLQVLPDGIPILSVEACCTMGWERYSHEQFGLNRFGASGPYKEVYAKFEFTPEGISKRALATIDFYKGVPVRSPINRAFQQIL from the exons ATGAGGGAATCCTATGCACGGCCACGTTT TTGTTCTTCTGTTGAACAGCTGATCAACG CTCCAAGCCACCCAAGTCCGCCCCCCTCCCCACCCGACATCATACCCCACCAACAAATACGGTCCcctccctcttctcttcttctctcatcCCATCTTTCCCATATCATTCCCTTCACTCAAAACA AATCCGCCATCATGGGTTACACTGATCTGGACCAGTTGGCTATTAACACCATCCGTCTTCTCGCG GTTGATGCCACCTCCAAGGCCAACTCCGGTCACCCCGGTGCCCCTATGGGCATGGCTCCCGTGGCGCACGTTCTGTGGAACCTGATGAACTTCAACCCTCAGAACCCCGAATGGGCTAACCGGGATCGTTTCGTTCTCTC GAACGGCCACGGTTGCATGCTGCAGTATGCTCTGCTCCACCTATTCGGATACAAGCTCTCTCTTGACGACCTGAAGAACTTCCGC CAACTCGACAGCATCACCCCCGGTCACCCTGAGGCACACGACACTCCCGGTATTGAGGTCACCACTGGTCCTCTTGGCCAGGGTTTCGCCAACGCTGTCGGTCTCGCTATGGCTCAGGCCCACTCCGGTGGTGTCTACAACAAGCCCGGCTTCGAGCTTTTCAACAACTACACCTACATGTTCTTCGGCGATGGTTGCGCTATGGAGGGTATTGCCAGCGAGGCTGCCTCGATGGCTGGTCACCTTAAGCTTGGTAACCTGATTGCCATCTACGATGACAACCACATCTCCATTG ATGGTGACACCAAGTCTGCCTTCACTGAGGATGTTACTAAGCGTTTCGAGGCCTACGGCTGGCACACCGAGTGGGTCAAGGATGGTGACAACGACCTCGCGGGTATCGAGGCTGCCATCCGCAAGTGTCAGCAGGTTACTGACAAGCCCTCCATGATCAAGCTGACCACCACCATCGGCTTCGGCTCCAAGCTTGCCGGTACCGGCGGTGTCCACGGCAACCCTCTCAAGGCCGACGATGCTCAGAGCGTCAAGAAGCTTTTCGGCTTCAACCCCGAGGAGAGCTTCGCTGTCCCCCAGCAGGTTTACGACATGTACCACAAGCACGCCGCTCAGGGTGCTGCCAAGGAGCAGGAGTGGAACCAGCTCTTCCAGAAGTACCAGACCGAGTACAAGGCTGAGGGTGCTGACCTCGCCCGTCGTCTCTCTGGCAAGCTGCCCGAGGGCTGGGAGAAGAAGCTCCCTGTCTACAAGCCTACTGATGCCGCTATCGCTTCCCGTAAGCTTTCCGAGGCCTGTCTCGAGGCCATCCACGACGTCCTTCCCGAGCTGGTCTCTGGTTCCGCCGATCTGACTGGCTCTAACAACACCCGCTGGAAGAACGCCGTTGACTTCCAGCCCCCTGACCTTGGAATTGGTGAGTGGGCCGGTCGCTACATTCGCTACGGTGTGCGTGAGCACGCCATGGCTGCCGTCATGAACGGTCTTGCTGCCTACGGCACCATCATCCCCGCCGGTGGTACTTTCCTGAACTTCGTCTCATACGCCGCCGGTGCCCTCCGCCTCTCGGCTCTGTCCCGCGTCCGTGTCATCCACATTGCTACCCACGACTCCATCGGTCTGGGTGAGGATGGCCCCACTCACCAGCCTATTGAGACTCTGGCTCACTTCCGTGCCTTGCCTAACTGTATGGTCTGGCGTCCCGCTGACGGTAACGAGACCAGCGCTGCCTACTACTCCGCCATCACCTCCAAGCACACTCCTACTGTCATGGCTCTGACCCGCCAGAATTTGCCCCAGCTTGAGCTCTCCACCCTGGAGAACGCCATCAAGGGTGGTTACGTCGCTGTCGACACCCCTAATGCTGCCGTTACCATCGTCTCCACTGGTTCTGAGGTCAGCATCGCCATTGAGGCTGCCACTTATCTTCAGGAGAAGCACGGTGTTGCTGCCCGTGTTGTGTCCATTCCTTGCTTCGAGGTCTTCGATGCTCAGTCCAAGGAGTACCGTCTCCAGGTTCTGCCTGACGGTATCCCCATTCTGTCCGTCGAGGCCTGCTGCACCATGGGTTGGGAGCGCTACTCGCACGAGCAGTTCGGTCTCAACCGCTTCGGTGCTTCCGGTCCTTACAAGGAGGTGTACGCT AAATTCGAGTTCACCCCTGAGGGCATCAGCAAGCGTGCTCTTGCCACCATCGACTTCTACAAGGGCGTCCCCGTGCGCTCCCCTATTAATCGTGCTTTCCAGCAGATCCTGTAA
- a CDS encoding Fungal transcriptional regulatory protein, N-terminal, producing the protein MQPVAEPPNPSSINQPRRSPLAKGNLQITRKRVIHSCQTCRRRKVKCDKTLPACGNCAKNSTECAYDPEIQQDVTQPNQTRVNRTKRQRDTRSSKENTDQRPPTYGPSKQASLSNGRKTDLLAVEAHLAQLVSLVQRLRKDNEAHESTDMPAAALNPSVETAPIEDGGFPSKLTAIRPDFPFNAAADCSSDEFPIPNGQTTDLVDPLETSNLGHMSLGDGGRSRYVGTTYWAYISHEMEELNQLLGNQSQSHKLAAAGATAADSAHSKQRQRKASINSQITSQTTFSEPIQKAVGIPSGCLSPNDNAVELYMLEHIPTKWQSDILYKGFVTGVHSLSPIIHPPMIFKLYIAFWDWYDCKRHTGEPCPSLSFIPLLYAIWFGGSVSISMRTMETEFNTSSRAVLSTKYSEEVTSWLAKISFPHSVTLHGLAAYLITQTILSREEEPLASSLFVSLAVRVAQTLGLHRDPAHFNIDPWEAEFRRRLWWHIMHMDAVIAMSSGLPPLLTDTTYWDVRETSEVKDTLLGTTEAKRPTLCGGSSMVSVYYLNAKAKCIMAQSVRRILKIQLGTKPLTRGDMVELRSVLHDLQAKLNSIINRIPETTATEIPTASPKRAPPSAAAEIHIEDPSGCSVQYHSVVLVAFHKWARIILSLFIDKAFCVAYQPFLKNPRSRIWPVARQSALRHCYAFMEKFIRLATDPDFQPFQWGWPGNHQPMHAMMIILIDLYERPYSPESSVSRGFVDRILSLSGPDGGVVSGGDDIFTQRPLRHGGREAWGMIRRLRQKAWQKAGLSPQLPRTGQAWPTEFDFANAPNFKSKSSATVDAPAPSAAVTAALSCDKAFAPDLIFARSSAATIPTHQSPVTSSTVNFLDPADQSLLPDAESAPFPIDPSLNFDWDEWDYIFGQSLPVADELMELDQTTGLAFADLENGAT; encoded by the exons ATGCAGCCTGTGGCGGAGCCTCCCAATCCGTCCAGCATTAACCAACCGCGAAGGTCGCCCTTGGCGAAAGGAAATCTACAGATCACTCGGAAACGTGTGATCCATAGCTGCCAAACATGCCGTCGGCGGAAAGTCAAATGCGACAAG ACACTTCCAGCATGCGGAAACTGCGCGAAAAACAGTACGGAGTGCGCCTACGACCCGGAAATACAGCAAGATGTCACGCAACCCAACCAGACCCGGGTGAATAGAACCAAACGGCAGAGAGATACTCGATCCTCGAAAGAAAATACAGATCAACGCCCGCCCACCTATGGCCCTTCGAAGCAGGCGTCGTTATCAAATGGCCGTAAAACAGATTTACTTGCAGTTGAAGCCCACCTGGCTCAGCTTGTATCACTCGTTCAACGGCTACGAAAGGATAACGAGGCTCATGAATCAACGGACATGCCAGCGGCTGCATTGAACCCTAGCGTGGAAACGGCGCCGATAGAAGACGGCGGTTTTCCGAGTAAATTGACCGCAATACGACCAGACTTTCCGTTTAACGCTGCTGCTGACTGTAGTAGCGATGAATTTCCCATCCCAAACGGCCAGACTACGGATCTGGTTGATCCACTGGAAACTTCAAACTTGGGCCACATGTCCTTGGGGGACGGTGGGAGGTCAAG GTACGTTGGAACGACTTATTGGGCTTACATTTCCCATGAAATGGAGGAGCTCAACCAACTGCTTGGAAACCAGAGTCAGTCGCATAAATTGGCAGCAGCTGGTGCTACAGCAGCCGATTCAGCTCACAGCAAGCAAAGACAGCGCAAAGCATCGATTAATAGCCAAATCACCAGCCAAACAACGTTCTCAGAGCCCATCCAAAAAGCTGTCGGCATTCCATCGGGTTGCTTATCACCAAATGATAATGCGGTCGAGTTATATATGCTTGAGCATATCCCGACAAAATGGCAGAGTGATATTCTCTACAAGGGATTCGTGACTGGTGTCCACTCACTGAGTCCGATTATTCACCCTCCGATGATATTCAAACTTTACATTGCGTTTTGGGACTGGTACGACTGCAAAAGGCATACAGGGGAGCCTTGCCCCAGTCTTTCTTTCATTCCACTCCTATACGCGATATGGTTTGGAGGATCAGTTTCGATATCCATGAGGACAATGGAGACGGAGTTCAATACTTCGTCACGCGCTGTACTCTCGACCAAGTATAGCGAGGAGGTCACTTCCTGGTTGGCCAAAATCTCATTTCCCCACAGTGTCACACTTCACGGTCTAGCGGCGTATCTTATTACGCAGACAATTTTGTCCAGAGAGGAAGAACCGTTGGCAAGTAGCCTGTTTGTTAGTTTAGCAGTGAGAGTGGCGCAGACCTTGGGGTTACATCGGGATCCCGCCCATTTTAATATCGACCCATGGGAGGCAGAGTTTCGACGCCGATTATGGTGGCATATCATGCACATGGATGCCGTTATCGCGATGTCGAGTGGACTTCCGCCATTGCTTACCGATACGACTTACTGGGATGTTCGGGAGACGAGCGAGGTCAAGGATACCTTGTTAGGGACTACCGAAGCCAAACG CCCAACTCTCTGCGGTGGGTCATCAATGGTCAGCGTGTATTATTTGAACGCAAAGGCCAAATGTATAATGGCCC AGTCCGTTCGTAGAATACTGAAGATTCAGCTGGGCACGAAACCTCTAACAAGAGGGGATATGGTAGAGCTCCGCTCAGTCCTTCACGATCTTCAAGCCAAACTCAACTCCATCATAAACCGGATTCCAGAGACAACGGCAACTGAGATACCAACAGCATCTCCAAAACGAGCTCCTCCTTCCGCCGCGGCAGAAATTCATATTGAAGATCCATCTGGCTGTTCAGTTCAATATCATTCAGTAGTCCTCGTCGCATTTCATAAATGGGCCAGGATTATTTTGTCATTGTTCATTGATAAG GCATTTTGTGTTGCGTATCAACCATTCCTCAAGAATCCTCGAAGTCGAATCTGGCCCGTAGCACGCCAAAG TGCTCTGCGACACTGTTATGCATTCATGGAGAAGTTTATTCGATTGGCGACGGATCCTGACTTTCAGCCATTCCAATGGGGCTGGCCTGG GAATCATCAGCCCATGCACGCGATGAT GATTATTCTCATAGACTTATATGAACGACCCTATAGCCCCGAGTCGTCCGTGTCCCGCGGATTTGTTGATCGGATCCTGTCACTTTCTGGACCAGACGGGGGCGTCGTCAGTGGCGGAGATGACATCTTCACACAACGTCCATTGAGGCATGGAGGCCGCGAGGCCTGGGGGATGATCCGTCGTCTGCGCCAAAAGGCCTGGCAGAAAGCCGGTCTGAGCCCCCAGTTGCCCAGGACGGGACAAGCGTGGCCAACCGAGTTCGATTTTGCAAATGCTCCCAACTTCAAATCCAAGTCATCTGCAACAGTGGACGCGCCTGCCCCTAGCGCAGCTGTGACTGCCGCCCTCTCATGCGACAAAGCATTTGCTCCTGACTTGATTTTTGCTCGCTCATCCGCCGCAACTATCCCCACACATCAATCCCCCGTTACATCTTCTACGGTGAACTTCCTAGACCCTGCCGATCAGAGCTTACTGCCCGATGCTGAGTCTGCTCCCTTTCCGATCGATCCAAGTCTCAATTTTGACTGGGATGAATGGGATTATATCTTTGGGCAATCTTTACCCGTCGCGGATGAGCTCATGGAACTTGATCAAACGACGGGGCTTGCATTTGCTGACTTGGAGAACGGGGCTACGTGA
- a CDS encoding FMN dependent dehydrogenase, putative — protein MSSQQDKLDTSSFAHPLAPFTYENEVYQAGLKGQKPSITFNCLEWETLAKDRLSADSYGYVWGSAGTRDTDNNNKKAFKKWGIIPSRLVKSDFPDLKTTLFGETFEYPIAMAPVGVQRIFHPDGEKASAKAAEQEHVTYILSTASATSIEDVAKSNGNGSRWYQLYWPLNENNDITMSLLSRAKAAGFKVLVVTLDTYILGWRPSDLDNAYNPFIRADDIGVALGFSDPVYRRKFQEKHGKPVEEDVQTAATEWAHTVFPGVSHGWEDLTFLKKHWDGPIVLKGIQTVADAKRAVDYGIQGIVVSNHGGRQQDGGIASLDVLPEIADAVGKDLEIIFDSGVRCGADIVKALALGAKMVLIGRPYIYGLAIQGEHGVSHVLKSLLGDFNLSLHLSGISSVSPKHLNRSVLRRTDN, from the coding sequence ATGTCATCTCAACAGGACAAGTTGGACACCAGCTCATTTGCCCACCCTCTGGCCCCATTTACATATGAAAATGAGGTATATCAAGCTGGCCTCAAAGGCCAGAAGCCCTCGATAACTTTCAACTGCCTTGAATGGGAAACTCTCGCCAAAGACCGACTCTCGGCAGATTCATACGGATATGTTTGGGGATCCGCCGGAACTCGCGACACAGACAATAACAACAAGAAAGCCTTTAAAAAATGGGGAATCATTCCATCACGTCTGGTCAAGAGCGACTTTCCAGACCTCAAAACGACGCTTTTTGGCGAGACGTTTGAGTATCCGATCGCAATGGCACCGGTGGGCGTGCAGCGGATTTTCCATCCGGACGGGGAGAAGGCGTCCGCCAAGGCTGCGGAGCAGGAACATGTCACCTACATCCTCAGCACCGCATCCGCCACGAGCATCGAGGATGTCGCGAAATCCAATGGGAACGGGTCACGTTGGTATCAGCTCTACTGGCCTCTGAATGAGAACAATGATATCACAATGAGCCTGTTGTCAAGAGCGAAGGCGGCGGGCTTCAAGGTGTTGGTTGTCACCTTGGATACGTACATTCTTGGATGGCGTCCCAGCGATCTGGACAATGCATACAACCCTTTCATTCGGGCGGACGATATTGGTGTAGCATTGGGATTCTCTGATCCTGTGTACCGTCGCAAGTTTCAAGAAAAGCATGGGAAGCCTGTTGAGGAGGATGTCCAAACTGCGGCCACAGAGTGGGCACATACTGTGTTCCCCGGTGTGAGTCATGGCTGGGAAGATCTCACGTTTCTCAAGAAACACTGGGATGGTCCCATTGTTTTGAAAGGGATACAGACGGTAGCGGACGCGAAGAGAGCTGTGGATTATGGCATCCAGGGAATTGTTGTCTCCAACCATGGCGGACGACAACAGGATGGAGGTATTGCATCTTTGGACGTTTTGCCAGAGATTGCGGATGCTGTGGGAAAAGACTTGGAGATTATCTTCGACTCGGGTGTTCGCTGCGGCGCTGATATTGTGAAGGCCTTAGCTCTTGGTGCAAAAATGGTCCTAATAGGCCGTCCATACATTTACGGGTTGGCCATTCAAGGTGAACATGGAGTGAGCCATGTGCTGAAGAGCCTCCTAGGAGATTTCAATCTGAGTCTCCACCTGTCAGGGATCAGCTCGGTGTCTCCTAAGCATCTTAACCGGTCTGTATTGCGTCGGACCGATAACTAA
- a CDS encoding Spermine synthase, translated as MSELTHPTIQDGWFSEKSGMWPGQAMSLKVNQIIHHEKSKYQDVLVFESSDYGTVLVLDNVIQCTERDEFSYQEMITHLAMNSHPNPEKVLVIGGGDGGVLREVVKHASVKEATLCDIDEAVIRVSKKYLPGMAIGFQHPNAHTHVGDGFEFLKNRQNEFDVIITDSSDPEGPAESLFQKPYFELLNSALREGGVITTQAENQWLHLDMISELKKSCKEVFPVAEYAYTTIPTYPSGQIGFMVCSKDATRNVREPLRTWTAEEEQKLCRYYNQDIHRASFVLPNFARQKLGN; from the exons ATGAGCGAGCTCACCCACCCCACTATCCAGG ATGGCTGGTTCTCTGAGAAGTCCGGTATGTGGCCCGGTCAGGCCATGAGCCTCAAGGTCAACCAGATCATTCACCACGAGAAGTCCAAGTACCAGGATGTCCTCGTCTTCGAGAGCAGCGACTACGGTACTGTTCTTGTCCTGGACAACGTTATCCAGTGCACTGAGCGCGATGAGTTCTCTTACCAGGAGATGATCACCCACCTCGCCATGAACTCCCACCCCAACCCCGAGAAGGTCCTCGTCATTGGTGGCGGTGACGGCGGTGTCCTCCGTGAGGTTGTCAAGCACGCCTCCGTCAAGGAGGCTACCCTGTGTGACATCGACGAGGCTGTCATCCGTGTTTCCAAGAAGTACCTTCCCGGTATGGCCATTGGTTTCCAGCACCCCAACGCCCACACCCACGTTGGTGACGGCTTCGAGTTCCTCAAGAACCGCCAGAACGAGTTCGATGTTATCATCACTGACAGCTCCGACCCTGAGGGTCCCGCCGAGAGCCTCTTCCAGAAGCCTTACTTTGAGCTGCTGAATTCTGCCCTTCGCGAGGGAGGTGTCATCACTACCCAAG CCGAGAACCAATGGCTCCACCTTGACATGATTTCCGAACTTAAGAAGTCCTGCAAGGAGGTCTTCCCCGTTGCCGAGTACGCCTACACCACCATCCCCACCTACCCCTCCGGCCAGATTGGCTTCATGGTCTGCTCCAAGGACGCCACCCGCAACGTCCGTGAGCCCCTCCGCACCTGGACCGCTGAGGAGGAGCAGAAGCTCTGCCGCTACTACAACCAGGACATCCACCGCGCCAGCTTTGTTCTGCCCAACTTTGCTCGCCAGAAGCTCGGCAACTAA
- a CDS encoding Ubiquinol-cytochrome C reductase complex subunit UcrQ, putative, translated as MGGSVDPKNGHYIGNWGEFGCPTPQRIATYSLSPNRQRPMAGAAHAAIFNVFRRFRHQVLYVAPPFIAAYALMNWAIERNEFLNSKPGRLLEGGDEE; from the exons ATGGGTGGCTCTGTGGACCCTAAGAACGGACA CTACATCGGCAACTGGGGCGAGTTCG GTTGCCCGACCCCCCAGCGCATTGCCACCTACTCGCTGTCCCCCAACCGTCAGCGTCCCATGGCCGGTGCCGCCCACGCTGCTATCTTCAACGTCTTCCGTCGTTTCCGTCACCAGGTTCTCTACGTTGCTCCCCCTTTCATTGCTGCATACGCCCTCATGAACTGGGCCATTGAGCG CAACGAGTTCCTGAACTCCAAGCCCGGCCGTCTTCTCGAAGGTGGTGATGAAGAGTAA
- a CDS encoding Prohibitin, putative gives MAQVLQNVYRLAFPVAIGGMLIQNSLYDVKGGTRAVIFDRVSGVQEKVVNEGTHFLIPWLQRAIVYDVRTKPRNISTTTGSKDLQMVSLTLRVLHRPEVPKLPQIYQSYGTDYDERVLPSIGNEVLKAIVAQFDAAELITQREAVSNRIRTDLMKRAGQFNIALEDVSITHMTFGKEFTRAVEQKQIAQQDAERARFIVERAEQERQANVIRAEGEAESADIISKAVAKAGSGLIEIRRIEASKEIAATLSANPNVTYLPGGEGKDGSKSTSLLLGLRS, from the exons ATGGCTCAAGTCCTCCAAAATGTTTATCGGCTGGCCTTCCCCGTGGCTATTGGGGGTATGCTAATTCAAAATTCCCTTTACGATGTCAAGGGCGGCACACGAGCTGTCATCTTCGATCGAGTGTCTGGTGTGCAAGAGAAGGTCGTCAACGAAGGAACACATTTCTTGATCCCGTGGTTGCAGCGCGCAATTGTCTACGATGTCCGCACGAAGCCTCGTAACATCTCTACCACGACAGGAAGTAAGGATTTGCAAATGGTTAGCTTGACGCTGCGTGTGTTGCACCGCCCGGAGGTGCCGAAGCTGCCGCAGATCTACCAG TCATACGGTACCGATTACGATGAGCGTGTTCTCCCATCCATCGGAAATGAAGTCCTCAAGGCCATCGTGGCCCAGTTCGACGCCGCCGAGCTGATCACACAACGTGAAGCTGTCTCCAACCGTATCCGCACTGACTTGATGAAGCGTGCCGGACAGTTCAACATCGCTCTCGAGGATGTCTCCATTACACACATGACCTTCGGAAAGGAGTTCACACGGGCCGTCGAGCAGAAGCAGATCGCTCAACAGGATGCCGAGCGGGCCCGATTCATCGTTGAGCGCGCCGAGCAGGAACGCCAGGCCAACGTCATTCGCGCCGAGGGTGAAGCCGAGAGTGCCGATATTATCAGTAAGGCCGTCGCCAAGGCTGGCAGCGGATTGATTGAGATCCGTCGTATCGAGGCCAGCAAGGAGATCGCCGCCACTCTGTCTGCGAACCCCAATGTCACCTATCTGCCTGGTGGAGAGGGAAAGGATGGAAGCAAGAGCACTAGCCTCTTGCTGGGTCTGCGGAGTTAG